In one Candidatus Saganbacteria bacterium genomic region, the following are encoded:
- a CDS encoding S-layer homology domain-containing protein has protein sequence MKFLNRIDDNSIEGNRMSNVKCQMLNDLKAARKPRSLSARLAGGFAGFRAIFAVSCLLLAVSSPVFAADNLVVVDPMYIGVGARPLGMGKAYVAVAEDGDALFINPAGLGKATTPKLTSMYTNLLGDVNYMVLGGVYPQTQNSAIGAGAVISSISGIDLRDSSGASSGTGSWGNSVFFLSYGVNLEESNLQLGGSFKYFSQGGAGAATIESASASGMGFDLGAVYSPSENLSLGVSAQNPIGTKMQSSNRIENTIPSLFKVGGSLKLKPAESQKLIIAADMDLARGAQSAMHAGAEYQATPNISLRAGLDQNPVAGGVETNPTMGIGITSGGMQFNYAFHPYGAIAENTTHYFSVSYVGVPKQAAAEEASLNITLKEPSDKAVVYADAVKVSGLAKGAAVVTVNGANVLVEKDGSFTASVPISKIGKKLVLVEAKNAQGKSVQEARRVLRLLNFADVPDGHWAKQPIEGSSTAGLVQGYPDGTFKPERVLTRAEIATLLVRAKGKELTERPASSVFKDVKGDFWAAAYIKEAVDMGLVKGYPDGKFRPNKRLTKAEAITVLVRYDKLPVSVAMENPYRDVKAKHWAAKYVQAAKDNGMLSYIEGDKLGLGNAVSRAESVEMMSKTTVAGKLIKDLLSFEKGYEYEKSAPIIKASIN, from the coding sequence ATGAAATTCCTAAACAGAATTGACGATAATAGTATAGAGGGCAATAGAATGTCAAATGTCAAATGTCAAATGTTAAATGATTTAAAAGCTGCGAGGAAACCGCGAAGTTTATCTGCCCGTCTGGCAGGCGGGTTCGCAGGTTTCCGAGCTATATTTGCTGTCAGCTGTTTGCTGTTAGCTGTTAGTTCTCCAGTATTTGCCGCCGATAATCTCGTAGTCGTCGACCCCATGTACATAGGCGTAGGCGCCAGGCCATTAGGGATGGGCAAGGCTTATGTAGCAGTAGCCGAAGACGGCGATGCGTTATTTATAAATCCAGCAGGGCTTGGGAAAGCCACAACCCCAAAACTGACCAGCATGTACACAAATCTTTTGGGTGATGTCAATTATATGGTGCTAGGCGGAGTTTATCCGCAAACCCAGAACAGCGCTATCGGCGCGGGAGCCGTCATAAGCTCGATATCAGGCATCGATTTGAGGGATTCAAGCGGCGCATCATCCGGGACTGGCAGTTGGGGGAACAGCGTTTTCTTCCTATCGTACGGCGTCAACCTCGAAGAATCAAATCTACAATTAGGCGGAAGCTTCAAATATTTCTCACAGGGCGGGGCAGGAGCCGCAACAATTGAATCAGCATCGGCATCCGGCATGGGATTTGACCTCGGAGCGGTGTATTCCCCTTCAGAGAATTTATCGCTCGGCGTATCGGCCCAAAACCCGATCGGCACCAAGATGCAGTCGAGCAATAGGATCGAAAATACTATCCCTTCATTATTTAAGGTCGGCGGAAGCTTAAAATTAAAGCCGGCTGAAAGCCAAAAACTTATCATTGCAGCGGATATGGACCTCGCACGCGGCGCGCAATCCGCGATGCATGCAGGGGCGGAATACCAGGCAACCCCGAATATTTCACTCCGCGCCGGGCTCGACCAAAACCCAGTGGCGGGAGGCGTTGAAACAAACCCAACAATGGGGATAGGTATTACGTCTGGCGGCATGCAGTTTAATTATGCGTTCCATCCATACGGGGCGATCGCCGAAAACACAACCCATTATTTTTCAGTATCTTATGTAGGCGTGCCAAAACAAGCCGCAGCTGAAGAAGCTTCTTTGAATATAACCTTAAAAGAACCATCCGACAAAGCCGTGGTTTATGCCGATGCGGTGAAAGTCTCGGGTCTTGCTAAAGGCGCGGCTGTTGTAACTGTCAATGGCGCCAATGTTTTGGTTGAAAAAGACGGGTCATTTACAGCCTCTGTCCCAATCTCAAAGATCGGAAAGAAACTGGTTCTCGTTGAAGCAAAGAATGCGCAAGGAAAATCGGTACAGGAAGCAAGGCGAGTGCTTCGCTTGCTCAATTTTGCCGATGTTCCCGACGGGCACTGGGCAAAACAGCCTATCGAAGGCTCGAGCACGGCAGGATTGGTCCAAGGATATCCCGACGGCACATTCAAGCCTGAAAGGGTTCTTACAAGGGCCGAAATAGCGACGCTTCTTGTGCGCGCAAAAGGTAAAGAATTAACCGAGCGCCCGGCGTCCTCCGTATTCAAGGATGTTAAGGGTGATTTCTGGGCCGCGGCTTATATCAAAGAAGCTGTCGATATGGGGCTTGTCAAAGGATATCCTGACGGCAAATTCCGCCCCAACAAAAGGCTGACAAAAGCGGAAGCGATAACTGTATTGGTCCGCTACGACAAACTGCCGGTATCGGTCGCCATGGAGAACCCATACAGGGATGTTAAGGCGAAACACTGGGCGGCAAAATATGTCCAGGCGGCAAAAGACAATGGGATGCTCTCATACATCGAAGGCGATAAGTTAGGGCTTGGGAATGCCGTAAGCCGCGCCGAATCGGTTGAAATGATGAGCAAGACGACAGTTGCAGGAAAACTTATAAAAGATCTCCTTTCTTTTGAGAAAGGATATGAATATGAGAAGTCAGCGCCTATTATCAAAGCGAGTATCAATTAG